From a single Lolium rigidum isolate FL_2022 chromosome 7, APGP_CSIRO_Lrig_0.1, whole genome shotgun sequence genomic region:
- the LOC124672708 gene encoding cytochrome P450 72A397-like: MVLRGALMSSPASLPWSFLVYGTLSFVLLWLLDRLWWHPRRLERALRAQGLRGTSYRFIRGDLIDYARRTREARSRSLPLRCHNIAPLVGPLLHDIVQEHGKTCISWFGVFPKVTISDPDLTKEVLSNKFGHFEKLKFPALSRLLAGGLAIYEGEKWVKHRRILNPAFHLEKLKLMVPAISTCCGELVSTWTRSLGSDGTFEVDVFPELQRLTGDVISRTAFGSNYLEGTRIFQLQSEQAERILATLKRNTIPGYLSLPTKNNRKMHQINSEIESILHGLIEKRMQAMQEGENTKDDLLGLMLESNMRTSDEDGQWISGMTIKEVVEECKLFYFAGTETTSKLLTWTMTVLSMHPEWQDHAREEVLGVFGKSNLEYEGLNRLKRVTMVLYEVLRLYPPAVGLIRKTYKEIEIGGVTYPAGVLIELPVILMHHDPDIWGSDVHEFKPERFANGISKASKNPGAFLPFGWGPRICIGQQLALIEAKMALCMILQHFEFELAPSYTHAPDNGNMMRPMHGAQIKIEAT, encoded by the exons ATGGTCCTTAGAGGAGCGTTGATGAGTAGTCCAGCTTCACTGCCATGGAGCTTCCTGGTATACGGCACCCTGAGCTTTGTGCTTCTGTGGCTGCTAGATCGGCTGTGGTGGCACCCGCGGCGGCTTGAGCGGGCCTTGCGCGCACAGGGGCTGCGCGGCACGTCGTACCGCTTCATCAGGGGCGATCTCATCGACTATGCACGGCGGACCAGGGAAGCAAGGTCAAGGTCATTACCGTTGCGCTGCCACAACATAGCCCCCCTCGTCGGGCCGCTCCTCCACGACATTGTCCAGGAGCACGGCAAGACGTGTATATCTTGGTTTGGTGTGTTTCCCAAGGTGACCATCAGCGACCCTGACTTGACCAAGGAAGTGCTGTCCAACAAGTTCGGCCACTTCGAGAAGCTCAAGTTTCCGGCGTTGTCCAGGCTGCTTGCTGGCGGCCTAGCAATATACGAGGGCGAGAAATGGGTCAAGCATAGGAGGATCCTCAACCCCGCCTTCCATCTCGAGAAGCTCAAG CTCATGGTGCCAGCAATTTCTACATGCTGTGGAGAGCTTGTCAGTACATGGACGCGATCCCTTGGTTCAGATGGTACTTTTGAGGTGGATGTCTTCCCAGAGCTCCAACGACTCACTGGAGATGTCATTTCTCGCACGGCGTTTGGCAGTAATTACCTTGAAGGCACCAGGATATTTCAGCTGCAATCCGAGCAAGCTGAGCGCATCCTAGCAACGCTTAAGAGGAATACCATTCCCGGTTACTT GTCCTTGCccacaaaaaacaacagaaagaTGCATCAAATTAACAGCGAAATTGAGTCCATTTTACACGGTCTAATTGAGAAAAGAATGCAAGCtatgcaagaaggagaaaatacCAAAGATGACTTACTCGGCTTGATGCTTGAGTCAAACATGAGGACCTCAGATGAGGATGGCCAATGGATCTCAGGAATGACCATTAAAGAGGTCGTGGAGGAATGCAAGTTGTTCTATTTCGCAGGAACGGAAACAACATCAAAATTGCTCACATGGACAATGACCGTTCTAAGTATGCATCCGGAGTGGCAAGATCATGCAAGGGAGGAGGTCCTTGGCGTATTTGGAAAGAGCAATCTTGAGTACGAAGGCCTTAATCGACTCAAAAGA GTGACCATGGTTCTTTACGAGGTGCTCCGGTTGTACCCGCCTGCTGTCGGGCTCATCAGGAAAACGTACAAGGAGATAGAGATTGGAGGTGTTACATACCCCGCTGGTGTGCTCATCGAGCTTCCCGTTATATTAATGCACCATGACCCAGATATATGGGGAAGCGATGTGCATGAGTTCAAGCCAGAGAGGTTCGCCAATGGGATCTCCAAGGCTTCCAAGAATCCTGGTGCATTCCTACCATTCGGTTGGGGGCCACGGATCTGCATTGGCCAACAGCTTGCCTTGATTGAGGCCAAGATGGCCTTGTGCATGATCCTTCAACACTTTGAGTTTGAGCTCGCACCATCATATACTCATGCACCAGATAATGGAAATATGATGCGTCCGATGCATGGTGCACAAATTAAGATCGAGGCAACTTAG
- the LOC124679179 gene encoding uncharacterized protein At4g19900-like → MLPRSHSHTARRRSGLGPQLCAVAAALLLLLSLAVLHSRLSSSSPFPLSSSSRSSASDSAATNSTALLADDDVDAVAAALDPDLTLTTTTATEGAAATNPDDDRIDELDVLDEDDSSAATDAAEDVSASATAGSLLWDHAAGVARQPFRLPAAGDPPPVGLPHSDLIAAAAAFGSDDEPVDLELRVEISSISGVEDALLLKPASGRSETPLRSGWARWLEGKADYLRRDRMLRSNLELLNPRNHPLLQDPDSPGLTSLTRGDRMVQRMLHAEIEKDSSVNFGRRSLQSADNEHGTGATVKEEPSEGRRWGYFPGVDPHLGFSDFMEKFFEHGKCSMRVFMVWNSPRWAYGVRHQRGLESLLLQHPDACVVVLSETLELEAFQEFVKEGYKVAVAVPNLDELLEGTPTHIFASVWYEWRKTINYPLHYSELVRLAALYRYGGIYLDSDVVVLKPLKSFRNSVGSVKQVSKDSTFSGAVLVFEKKSPFLAECLKEWYSTYDDTLMQWNGAELMTRVIRNSSDNGQNREHLEIGLEPSFTFYPISSTDIMSYFSKPDNDAERAEHDALFSRIVKDSTTFHLWNSITSSLVPESNSLVERILNHYCLHCIDVL, encoded by the exons ATGCTGCCGCGCTCCCACTCACACACggcgcggcggcgctccggccTCGGCCCGCAGCTCTGCGCCGTCGCCGCggcgctcctcctgctcctctcaCTCGCCGTCCTACACTCCCGCCTATCCTCCTCCTCGCCcttccccctctcttcctcctcccgctcctccgcctccgactccgccgcCACCAACTCCACCGCCCTCCTCGCGGACGACGACGTGGACGCCGTGGCCGCCGCGCTCGACCCCGACCTCACCCTCACCACCACTACCGCCACCGAAGGGGCCGCTGCCACCAACCCCGACGACGACCGCATCGATGAGCTGGACGTGCTCGACGAGGACgactcctccgccgccaccgacgcAGCGGAGGACGTGTCCGCCTCGGCGACCGCCGGGTCCCTCCTCTGGGACCACGCCGCCGGCGTCGCCCGCCAGCCCttccgcctccccgccgccggcgaCCCCCCGCCCGTAGGGTTACCCCACTCGGAtttgatcgccgccgccgccgccttcggaTCCGACGACGAGCCCGTGGATCTGGAGCTGCGGGTGGAGATCTCGTCCATCAGCGGCGTTGAAGACGCGCTACTCCTCAAGCCCGCCTCCGGCCGCAGCGAGACGCCGCTCCGCTCCGGTTGGGCGCGGTGGCTGGAGGGGAAGGCCGACTACCTCCGGCGCGATCGGATGCTCCGCTCCAACTTGGAGCTCCTCAATCCTCGCAACCACCCCTTGCTCCAGGACCCGGACAGTCCCGGCCTCACTTCACTCACCCGGGGCGACCGCATGGTGCAGCGGATGCTACACGCAGAGATCGAGAAGGACTCCTCCGTGAATTTCGGGCGCCGGAGCCTCCAGTCGGCCGACAATGAGCATGGAACAGGAGCCACTGTGAAGGAAGAGCCATCAGAGGGTAGGAGGTGGGGATACTTTCCAGGAGTTGATCCACATTTGGGGTTCTCCGACTTCATGGAGAAGTTCTTTGAGCACGGGAAGTGCTCCATGAGGGTGTTCATGGTGTGGAACAGCCCGCGGTGGGCATACGGTGTTCGTCACCAGCGTGGGCTTGAGAGCCTCCTCCTGCAGCACCCTGACGCATGCGTGGTCGTGCTGTCGGAGACACTGGAGCTGGAGGCCTTCCAGGAGTTTGTGAAGGAAGG ATACAAAGTTGCAGTTGCAGTGCCAAAtcttgatgaacttttggagggCACACCAACCCACATTTTTGCATCTGTGTGGTATGAATGGCGAAAAACAATAAATTACCCCTTGCATTACAGTGAGCTAGTACGCCTCGCTGCCCTTTACAG ATATGGTGGTATATACCTCGACTCTGATGTTGTTGTACTCAAGCCTTTGAAATCTTTCCGGAATTCGGTTGGTTCTGTAAAACAAGTTTCCAAAGATTCCACTTTCAGTGGTGCTGTATTAGTATTTGAAAAAAAGAG TCCATTCTTGGCGGAGTGCCTGAAGGAATGGTATTCGACATATGATGATACTCTGATGCAGTGGAACGGCGCTGAGCTTATGACGAGAGTAATAAGAAATTCATCTGACAATGGTCAAAATAGGGAGCATCTTGAGATAGGGTTGGAACCCTCATTTACATTTTATCCTATAAGTTCTACAGATATTATGAG CTACTTCTCAAAACCAGACAACGATGCTGAAAGAGCAGAACATGATGCTCTATTTTCCAGGATAGTGAAGGACTCAACCACTTTCCACCTCTGGAACAGCATTACATCTTCTCTGGTTCCTGAATCTAACAGTCTTGTTGAGAGAATCCTTAACCATTACTGTCTCCACTGCATTGATGTTCTATAG